Proteins found in one bacterium genomic segment:
- a CDS encoding RibD family protein: protein MLPKIVLHNIVSLDGRIDGFTPDVGLFYELAGTWKEDATLAGSETILASPSAANVDDPRKVTPRASGAHDERPLLVIPDSRGRVRCWEHLLKQSYWRGGVALMSMATPPAHCEYLSKKNVVCVIAGKEQVDLKSALETLHDLYGVRTVRVDSGGVLNGILLREGLVDEISLLISPVLAGDGARALFRTVHSELPVTLTHSEKLPGGVVWVRYRVEK, encoded by the coding sequence ATGCTACCCAAAATTGTTCTGCATAATATTGTCAGTTTAGACGGACGTATCGATGGTTTTACGCCCGACGTCGGGTTGTTCTATGAACTCGCGGGGACGTGGAAGGAAGACGCGACGCTGGCGGGGAGCGAGACCATTCTGGCCTCGCCCAGTGCGGCGAATGTCGACGATCCGCGCAAGGTGACACCGCGCGCGAGCGGTGCGCATGACGAACGGCCGCTGCTGGTGATCCCTGACAGCAGAGGGAGAGTCCGCTGCTGGGAGCATTTGTTGAAGCAGTCCTATTGGCGCGGCGGCGTGGCGCTGATGTCCATGGCAACACCTCCTGCCCACTGCGAATACCTGTCGAAGAAGAACGTGGTGTGCGTGATTGCGGGCAAAGAGCAGGTGGATTTGAAGAGCGCGCTGGAGACGCTGCACGATCTGTACGGCGTAAGGACCGTGCGCGTGGACAGCGGCGGGGTGCTGAACGGTATCTTGCTGCGCGAAGGGCTGGTGGACGAAATTAGTTTGCTGATCAGTCCGGTTCTGGCGGGGGACGGGGCGCGCGCGCTGTTCCGCACGGTGCACAGCGAATTGCCGGTGACGCTGACGCACA
- a CDS encoding aspartate--ammonia ligase has product MADKKADLAGPGIGTYEDVEKVLPTDYRSLLDPKETQIALSKLKRFIEDGMCKALNLFDVEVPLIVDVESGVNDYLDRDGSRTPIQFHINNDYNKNPIDAQVVQAATKWKRVALKQFNCKVGEGIITDMRAVRKDYFLDHDHSAYVDQWDWERVIEDKDRHLEFLKDIVRKEWKVLTDAEDFVQSEFPKLKDPKWPNLPKELVFLHAEELLDMYPDLPRKQRETKVLSEKYPAVFIVGIGWTLKDGYPHEMRAADYDDWVTPTVTKNGQLMHGLNGDILVWNHVTKRRHELTSMGIRVTKDTLKQQLEATGQLDFLKLPYHQAIMNDEIPLSIGGGIGQARTTMSILKKAHLGEVSVTVWPKVLKDLCAKRNIFVLE; this is encoded by the coding sequence ATGGCAGACAAGAAAGCTGATCTCGCTGGACCAGGTATTGGTACCTATGAGGACGTGGAAAAGGTTCTTCCCACGGACTACCGCTCGCTGCTGGATCCCAAGGAAACGCAGATCGCCCTTTCGAAGCTGAAACGCTTCATCGAGGACGGGATGTGCAAGGCTCTGAATCTGTTCGACGTGGAAGTTCCGCTCATCGTAGATGTGGAGAGCGGAGTCAATGACTATCTGGATCGGGATGGCTCCCGCACACCGATCCAGTTCCACATCAACAACGATTACAACAAGAACCCGATTGACGCCCAGGTGGTTCAAGCCGCCACCAAGTGGAAGAGGGTCGCCCTGAAGCAGTTCAACTGCAAGGTGGGCGAAGGCATTATTACCGACATGCGCGCCGTGCGCAAGGACTATTTCCTTGACCACGATCACAGCGCATACGTCGATCAGTGGGACTGGGAGCGCGTGATCGAAGACAAGGATCGCCATCTCGAGTTTCTCAAAGACATCGTCCGCAAGGAATGGAAAGTTCTGACGGACGCCGAGGATTTTGTGCAGAGCGAGTTCCCGAAACTGAAGGACCCGAAGTGGCCGAACCTGCCGAAGGAACTGGTCTTTTTGCACGCCGAAGAATTGCTGGATATGTATCCCGATCTGCCGCGCAAGCAGCGCGAAACGAAGGTGCTCTCCGAAAAGTATCCCGCCGTATTTATTGTCGGCATCGGCTGGACGCTGAAGGATGGCTACCCGCACGAAATGCGCGCCGCGGACTATGACGATTGGGTTACGCCGACGGTCACCAAGAATGGCCAGTTGATGCACGGGCTCAACGGCGACATTCTGGTGTGGAACCATGTGACGAAGCGCCGCCACGAACTGACCTCGATGGGTATCCGCGTCACCAAAGATACCCTGAAGCAGCAGCTCGAAGCGACGGGCCAGCTTGACTTCCTTAAGCTGCCGTACCATCAGGCGATCATGAACGATGAGATTCCGCTCTCGATCGGCGGCGGCATCGGCCAGGCTCGCACGACGATGTCCATTCTGAAAAAGGCTCACCTGGGCGAAGTCAGCGTCACGGTATGGCCGAAGGTTCTGAAGGACCTCTGCGCCAAGCGCAATATCTTTGTGCTCGAATAG
- the gatE gene encoding Glu-tRNA(Gln) amidotransferase subunit GatE, with protein MQSSGGSDNPYQILDLDYKALGFRCGLEVHHQILTQRKLFCNCPAGLYSEKVDAQVLRHMRPTLSELGEYDPCALMEFKTKKEIVYLLNKESVCTYEMDDTPPFPINQEAVDIALEIAMLFDCQIVGEAHIARKQYLDGSIPTGFQRTTLVGVTGNIPFKDRRLGIVQLGLEEDSCREVSDERHTIQFRTDRLGMPLIEVVTEAEMRHPYEVAEAGHIISQILRSTGKVRRGIGSVRQDVNVSINGSTRVEIKGVPRIPMFPRLVSVEAFRQKRLLDIREMLKQRRITESTLEYAVYELPKEQIHFRTAKLAKAHETGQRMVAVKVMGIAGLLSTDVQPGRTFAHEVAGRVRVIACLDEKPNMFHTDTDGEFSLFPEERTAVRSITNARLDDAVIVVWGPDEDVTTAINEIVGRIREATQGVPSETRQARKGGWTDFERLLAGPNRMYPDTDTPPTVISTGRVNRIREHLPATRWDQRKRLLDTGMSAVLAEQLVMSPYFGLYWKIEEDGRIPANRVARVLVQDIRSAKRRGGNPDKIPEDAWRKLFEHLRKGELLWEAVPLLIQYRSRRSGTEWMTIAAKQHLVPLDEAEWTSMVDGMLRVPSRAKTIEGRVRWLMGQLQRPAGRIPGKQVAEMLKKKIEANGHV; from the coding sequence ATGCAATCTTCCGGCGGTTCCGATAATCCGTACCAGATCCTCGATTTAGACTATAAGGCCTTGGGCTTTCGCTGCGGGCTTGAAGTCCATCATCAGATTCTGACACAGCGTAAGTTGTTCTGCAATTGCCCCGCAGGACTTTATTCCGAGAAAGTGGATGCACAGGTCCTGAGACACATGCGTCCCACCCTTAGCGAACTGGGAGAGTACGATCCCTGCGCGCTGATGGAGTTCAAAACCAAAAAAGAGATCGTCTACCTCCTGAACAAGGAGTCGGTCTGCACCTACGAGATGGACGACACCCCGCCCTTCCCGATCAATCAGGAAGCGGTGGACATCGCGCTGGAAATCGCGATGCTGTTCGACTGCCAGATCGTGGGTGAGGCCCATATTGCCCGCAAGCAGTACCTCGACGGCTCCATTCCCACGGGCTTTCAGCGCACCACTCTGGTGGGCGTCACCGGCAACATTCCCTTCAAGGACAGGCGGCTGGGTATTGTCCAGCTCGGCCTTGAGGAGGATTCGTGCCGGGAAGTCTCCGATGAGCGGCACACGATTCAGTTCCGCACCGACCGCTTAGGCATGCCGCTGATTGAAGTGGTGACCGAGGCGGAGATGAGGCATCCCTACGAGGTAGCCGAAGCGGGACACATCATCTCGCAGATCCTGAGGTCGACGGGCAAGGTGCGGCGCGGCATCGGCAGCGTGCGGCAGGATGTGAATGTCTCGATTAACGGGAGCACCCGAGTCGAGATCAAGGGCGTGCCGCGCATTCCCATGTTTCCGCGACTGGTCTCGGTGGAAGCCTTCCGCCAGAAGCGGCTGCTGGACATCCGCGAGATGCTGAAGCAGCGGCGGATCACGGAGAGCACACTCGAGTACGCCGTGTACGAGCTTCCCAAGGAGCAGATCCATTTCCGCACGGCCAAGCTGGCCAAGGCCCACGAAACCGGGCAGCGTATGGTAGCGGTGAAGGTAATGGGCATTGCCGGACTGCTGTCCACCGATGTGCAGCCGGGACGGACGTTCGCGCATGAAGTCGCCGGGCGCGTGCGCGTGATTGCCTGCCTCGATGAGAAGCCGAACATGTTCCACACGGACACGGACGGCGAGTTCTCGCTCTTCCCCGAAGAACGCACCGCGGTGCGTTCGATCACCAATGCGCGGCTCGATGACGCGGTGATCGTGGTGTGGGGACCGGATGAGGACGTGACGACAGCGATCAACGAGATCGTGGGGCGCATTCGGGAAGCTACGCAGGGAGTGCCGTCGGAGACCCGTCAGGCGCGCAAGGGTGGCTGGACGGATTTCGAGCGACTGCTGGCAGGACCGAACCGCATGTATCCCGATACGGACACTCCGCCGACGGTGATTTCCACCGGACGCGTCAACCGCATCCGCGAGCATCTGCCCGCGACGCGGTGGGATCAGCGCAAGCGCCTGCTGGATACGGGCATGAGCGCGGTGCTGGCCGAGCAGCTCGTGATGTCGCCGTATTTCGGACTGTATTGGAAGATCGAAGAGGACGGACGCATTCCCGCCAATCGTGTGGCGCGCGTGCTGGTGCAGGATATCCGCTCGGCCAAGCGCCGCGGCGGCAATCCGGACAAGATTCCCGAAGACGCCTGGCGCAAGCTGTTCGAGCATCTGCGGAAGGGCGAACTGCTGTGGGAAGCGGTGCCGCTGCTGATTCAGTATCGCAGCCGCCGTTCGGGCACCGAATGGATGACCATTGCCGCCAAGCAGCATCTGGTTCCGCTGGATGAAGCCGAATGGACGTCGATGGTAGACGGCATGCTGCGGGTACCCTCGCGCGCCAAGACCATCGAGGGCCGTGTGCGCTGGCTGATGGGCCAATTGCAGAGGCCGGCAGGACGGATCCCCGGAAAGCAGGTGGCGGAGATGCTGAAGAAGAAGATTGAAGCGAACGGACACGTTTAA